AGGACATCTCCCTGAAGCATTTCTTCGGTGATGTACTTGAAGCCAATCGGGGTGGTGGTGACCTCCAGACCCAGTTTTTCGGCAAGCACAGCAATCAAACGGGACACCGAAACGGTTTGCACCACTTTGCCTCGCAGTCCACGGTCATAAAGGTGCTTGAGCAGCACCGCAAAAATCTGGTGGGAATTGAAAAAATCCCCTCCTGCGGTCACTGCGCCAATGCGGTCTGCATCGCCATCCGTCACGGCTGCAAAAGCGAGGCCGGTTTGCCCTTTCAGGATGCCCATGGTGTGGGCCAGATTTTGAGGCAAGGGCTCTGGATTGACCCCATAAAACATCGGATCGGGTGCAGCGTGGATTTCTTGTAAAGCGATGTGTTCCAGCCCTGCAAATTTCAGGAATCCAGAGACCCAACCTCCTCCAGATCCACCCATGCTGTCGTGGTAAAAGGTGCCAGCAAAACCCCGCAGGATGTCCAGATCCAGCAGTGTGCTCAGGTGTTTGTAATAAGCTTCCTGCACATCAAAAGTCTGGATGGGGTGCAGGTTGGAATCAAAGGCAGGGGGAAGATCGCCCAGATGGCTTTCCACGTTCTGGACCATCTCTGGAGTGGCACTGCCTCCATAAAAGCCTTTCAGTTTGAAGCCACAGTACTCTGGAGGGTTGTGGGAAGCACTGATCATCACCCCACCCTGAGCGTGCAGGTGTTTCACAGCAAAAGACAGGACCGGGGTGGGCAGGTGGGTGCCAGAGAGGTGCACCTCCAGACCACTGGCCGACAGGGTTTCTGCTGCGACCCTTGCAAAGCGGTCTGCCATGAAACGGGTGTCGTGGCCCACCACCACCCGTTTTCCCCCGGCTTGCAGGATGTGCAGGGCGTAGGCTCTGGCGGCTTTGCGTACATTTTCAAAAGTGAACTGGTCTGCGATGAGGTCGCGCCAGCCATCGGTACCGAACTTGATCATCTGTCCCAGTATATGTTGAGGGCTGGCTTTTCCCACAGACCGCGCTCACCCACAGGGGCTATACTGTGCCCGTGATTGTGCCGAAAGAACTTTCCCTGAAAAAACCCGTGCAGGTCGGTCTGACTTTGTTCACCTGCCTTTTGATTTCAGGGACCGCCCTGGCCTGCCCCGAGAAAGACCTTTCCTTGGAAGACGAAAGCCTCGGGGTGATTTACGCCGACGATCTGGATGCCGGAGAAGATCAGACCGTGTTCTCTGGTGCCTGCTTCACTCTGGGAGGACTGGACCTCTCTGCGCCCACCATCACGGTGCGGGGGCAGGAATTTGAATCCGGGATCCTGACGGTCTCTGGAGATGGAATTTCGGGAACCGTGCAGCAACTCTCGGGAAACGCTGAGCAGCGCACCCTGACCGGAGTCCGGCTCACACTGGTTTTGCCCAGCCAGACCCTCTCTGACCTTCCTTTGCCAGAGGGCACCTACCTCTTGGAAGGGGAGGCCACCCAGCAGGACAACCGCTGGACTTTTGCGCGTGCCATCCTCACCCGTCAGGGAGGGCTCCCAGAGCGCTACGAACTTCAGGGGGCTGTGCTGGCAAACGGCAAACTGACTGCCCGTTCAGCCCGTCTGATGCAGGACCTGAACCAACTTCAGGCCGAGGGGGTCTCGGGAACCCCAGAGCAGGTGCAGGCCGAAACGGTGGAATTCTGTGTGTGCCGGGACTTGGATGCCAGAGAACTGCTGGTCCGTGCAGAGGATCTGGACCTCCAGAAGAATGTTTTTTCTGTTCAGAATGTGCAGTTTTACGCATACGGACTGCTGACCCCCAGCCTCGGAAGTCTGGTTTTGCCTCTGGACCCGGATCAGCCTTTGCTGGTCGGGGTGCAAAATGCATTCACCGAATACCGTGCCCGTCTGGACAGCAAACCCATCATGGTGGCCTCGGATGAAAGCGGGGTGGCCTTGCGCAACGTGCCCATCAGCCTTGATCTGTACACCCGTTTGAACCTCGGGGTGCATGCCCTCCAGCAAACCGCTTATGAATTCTGGTTGGACCATGAAACCCCAGAGTTGCGGGTGCAGGCAGGGCTGCCGGCCCCTCAAGGTCAGCAACCGGCTTTTCCAGCAGTGCTGCTGGATGTGGCCCCCACAGCAGGTCTGGCCTTCAGAACCCATTTCCGCACTGGAGCACAGGAAACCCGTGAATTCGGGGTGGGGTACAGCTTCAAGACCCCGGACCTGTCTTTGCTGGCGCTGGTTTCGGTGGCCCATGAAAACAACCAGAGTGCTCCGGTTTACGCTCTGGAGGGCCATCATCAGAAGACCTTGCAGCAAAAGGGTTTTACGGCGCAGACCGACACCACCCTGAGGCTTCAACACACCCTTGGAGATGTGGCCTTTGTGCACGATGGTTTTTACAGGCTGGCTTACCAGCAAGGGCCTCTGGAGCTCTCGGTCAAGCACACGCTGGCAGGGGTGCTGGGACAGGCCCATTTCAGTGCCTTTGCCCCTGAGCAGCGCAACCAAACCGAAATCCAGGCCGTTTACCGTCCAGAGCAGTGGTCCCTGTCCTATGGCCTGACCCAGAACTGGCTGAAGTCCCAGACCCGCCAGCAGTTGACCCTCGGGACCACCTTCATGGAACTTGAAGGCCGAACCCGTTATGATGCATTGGCTGAAGACTGGCTGAACCTCAGCCTGAGCACCACCCTGTTTGTGCCAGTCACCGAAGGCTTCAGGGCAGAGCCCATGCTGGGTTACGATTTTGTCCAGCAGAAGGTGCTGTACGGTTTTGGTGGCACTTTTTACACCCCCAATTATGCCTACACCCTCGGGGCATACCAGCAGGCAGAGGGATGGGGCATCAAAGCCCGCATCGGCCTGCGTTGACAGAGGGCAGGAACCCCATGACAGAAACCCCCACATTCATTCCGGTGATTCTGGCCGGAGGCAGCGGAGAACGCTTCTGGCCCCTTTCCAGAAAAGCCAAACCCAAACAGTTTTTGACCCTCGACGGTGGCGAACACAGTTTGCTGCAAGCCACCATGAAACGCCTTGAAGGGCTCACCACCGACCCGGATTCCATTTTCGTGGTGACCAGCAACGACTACCGCTCTCTGGTGCTGGACCAGCTTCCAGAGCTTCCGGTGGAAAACCTGCTGGTGGAACCTCTG
This genomic window from Deinococcus misasensis DSM 22328 contains:
- a CDS encoding phosphohexose mutase yields the protein MIKFGTDGWRDLIADQFTFENVRKAARAYALHILQAGGKRVVVGHDTRFMADRFARVAAETLSASGLEVHLSGTHLPTPVLSFAVKHLHAQGGVMISASHNPPEYCGFKLKGFYGGSATPEMVQNVESHLGDLPPAFDSNLHPIQTFDVQEAYYKHLSTLLDLDILRGFAGTFYHDSMGGSGGGWVSGFLKFAGLEHIALQEIHAAPDPMFYGVNPEPLPQNLAHTMGILKGQTGLAFAAVTDGDADRIGAVTAGGDFFNSHQIFAVLLKHLYDRGLRGKVVQTVSVSRLIAVLAEKLGLEVTTTPIGFKYITEEMLQGDVLIGGEESGGIGIKGHLPERDGILNALLMLEAVAHSGKSLSELFADLEAFTGVRHAYDRIDLKLPSLQVKDQLMQKLNTPQPIAGREVHNIDLRDGIKWFLSDGTWIMFRASGTEPVLRVYAEAASPEEVQTLLQAGLNHLGV